The Eptesicus fuscus isolate TK198812 chromosome 20, DD_ASM_mEF_20220401, whole genome shotgun sequence genome contains the following window.
TAGAAGCCTTGTGTACTGTTAGTGAAAAGTTGTGAGGCCACTATGGAAGCCAGTATGGGgattcttcaaaatattaaatatagaattaaataTGATACAGCAAATCCATTTCTAAACAtttattcaaaggaaatgaaacattgatttgaaaatataGCTGGACTCCATGttgattgcagcattatttatcatagccaagacatggaagcaactgCCCTGGCTtatggggctcagttggttgggcatcatcctgtgcaatgaaaggttgctagttcaattccttgtcagggcacatgcccaggttatggattgtgggctcaatacccagtaggtgGTGCACAAGAAGCAGCCGTTCAATAGAGTTGTTCCTATTTgacatcaatatttctccctctcccttactctctctgtaaaaatcaataaaaatcttaaaaaaaaaaaaagacatggaagcaacctaagtgcttatcaatggatgaatgaataaacaaagttatatatctacactaataaaagaataagatgcaaattgaccgtatctttgtgatgcccacagccaatcaggagtgagtatgcaaattaacccaacaaagatggcgggttaattcaCATACTCAGGTGCAGAGTGGCCGAATTCGGGGCGGAAAGTTTGCATCAATGCTATGGCGACGATGCTGGCATTCGGcacagccccagctgctctgtgcctctgggcagtgtgggaaggcagaaaggcggctccaggcctgaGAGAAAAGGCAGTGTTggcggccaggggaaggaaagcccattcttgcatgaatcttaatgcaccggccctctagtatatatatactatatatatacatatatatagtgtgtccctcagctcaacctgtaccgtctccaatatgggacatccctctcacaatccaggactgctggctcccaactgctctcctgcctgccttcctgattgcccctaaccacttctgcccaccagcctgatcaccccctaaccactcccctgccaacatgattgatgcctaacttctcccctgccagcctcattgcctctaactgccctcccctgcaggccgggtaccccaccaactgccctcctctgcaggcctagttccccccaactgctctcccctgcaggcctgggtcccccctaactgcccttccctgcagtcctggtcgcccctaacttccctcctctgccaacctggtgacctggtcacccctaactgccctcccctgcagacttgatcgcacccaactgccctcccttggaggtctggtccctcccaactgccctcccctgctggtctgatcacccagaactgcccttccttgcaggcctggtccctcccagctgccttcccctactggccatcttgtgcagccatcttgtgtccacatcggggcagccatctttgaaaacatgggggcagccatattatgttggagtgatggtcaatttgcatattactattttattagataggatatatatatgtaacttTGAAGTtccaattgcattttttaaagaaatagaataaatcaACCTACTATAcatgagtgtccagattattatgatctctgcataataatctggccactcagtgtgtgtgtgtgtgtgtgtgtgtgtgcgtgtttgtattatatatatatatacatatattatacataatatatatattagaggcccagtgcatgaatttgtgcattggtggggtccagcaaacctggccagggggaggggacatgggcagttagccagcctgcctgctggtcaaactcctggttgaggggacaatttgtatattagccttttattatataggatatacactgagtggccagattattatttatttatttatttatttatttttattttttttgacattttttttattgaggtattatatgtgtacatatcttaccattgccccccccccccccccacccatacatgccctcaacccccagagttttgcgtccattgtttatgctcatatgcatgcatataagtccttcatttgatttcttatctcccccacctctccctaactttccccctataatttgaaagtctgtttgatgctttactgtctctgtatctatctttttgttcatcagtttataatgttctttattatccataaatgagtgagatgagtggccagattattatgtgttcagagatcataataatctggccactcaatgtgtgtgtgtgtgtgtgtgtgtgtgtgtgtgtgtgtgtgtcttacctaataaaagagtaatatgcaaattgaccctaactctgctacacccacaagccacgcccaccagccaatgaggagcaAATATGGTCACTAAAGGTTACAACCCTAGAAGTATAAGGGTAAATATTTTAACAGGCACCTCATGAAGGAGGATATTCTGGGTGACTATTAAGCCAAGGAAATAGTATTCAGAGCAACTAGTCTTCAGGAAAAGGCAACTTAAACTCACAATATGATAGATCTACATACTCACTAAAATGGCCAAagtaaaaaagatagaaatatctttttcatgtatttgaGACTATATGGAGCAACTATAACTGAAACTGCTGAATGGAGTGAAAACCGATACAACCACTTTGGGAAAAGGGTCAATCAATAGCTACTGAAGCTAATTTTTGCATAATTTAAGTCCATCAAGTCcacaggaaaacacacacacaaatgtttacAACAGCACTAATATTGACTGCCCAAAGCTGGAAACAATACTAATATCCATCAgtagcaaaaaggaaaaataaatggaggTTCCCACAATGATAATGAACAAACTACATGCCACATGCAGCAAAGTAGGTAAATATTAAACATAGTATTCAGTGAATGAAGCCAGACACAAGCAAGTGCATGCTTGTATTTCCATCTGTGAAAGGTCAAAACAAGTAAAACTAACCAACCTACAAGTAAGAGAATACTTATCTTCATGTGGATAGACTGGAATATGCGAGGGGCTTTCTGAGGGAGCTGGTAAAGTTCTGATTCTTAATCTTCATGCTAATTATACAGGTGTGTCACAATAGTAACACATCACTAAGTTGCCagtggtcctcaaactacggcccgccgaggacatttatctcgCCAACCAGGTATTTTTgccgctgctgcctgtcctgcttagcagctgactCGTCCCGGGCCcacagtgcgcatgtgtggaatgtgcgccgcactctccgactcccctccttctctctgagggacactgaactgaccccctgtttaaaaagtttgaggacccctgaaatGTACACCTATGATTTCTGTACCTTTCTTTAGGTTTGTTGTATTTCAACAATTGCTGTCTCCCCAAAAGGGTTTCAGTGCTTATAGATAGCTGGGTAATGatgcagagaaagagaagtaattGATTCAGTTAAAATACAGGAAGATGTGTCAAAATCAGCTATCTCATTCAACTCAATATACAGGCAAGTGTTTTAAAGTGTAGTTTCCAGTATTATTATTCAGTTGTGCTGAGGCCAAGAGGTCAGGAAAAAAACTGCCATGGAAAAGATATGTTATACTCACAGATCCCAGGAGATGGGTACCTGCCACACCACAGGGGACCACACTGGGAGCACGAGGGTTGGTCAAGAGGCAGAGGGGGTGAGAGGAAAAGGTAGCAGAAGCCTTTGTCATGGTTTCCATGAGAAGGAAGACAGAATAAGCCTGTTTAGGTCAGGCTAGTTGCAATACTTCCATTAGGCTCTGGACTGTGGTAGCTGTCCCTAGTCTGGTGATTAGGCCAGAGGAATAGTGGCCTAAAGTGTAAGAGCTCCATACAGGTGGTGGTTGGGACTTCCAGCATATGAAAAGCATGCTTCTAGGAGAGTGGTTTGCCATATCTGATAATCAGCTGGCCCTGGGGGTAGTAGTAACTTTTGGGTCAATAAGACTCCAAGATGTCAAAGTATCAAAactacagaataaaaaaaatgatgactGCAATGAGATGGGGTCATAGAGTTTGATGCCTGGCCAACGTCATCTACCACATGGCAGAGTTTGGACTCTCCTAATTCACATGCTGATCATATTGGGGAGGTATTTTTGTGTAAGGTGGAGCATATGATTAAACTCATCTAACACTATATACTATGCAGGCTTCAGAACTTATATCATTGGGTCTCAAAAATTCTGTCAGGTACTAAGTGAGAAAAGTTGgcaaatattttgtccattttagcTTGAAGAAAACTAAAAGTCAAAGTGAAAGAGATCTAGTTGATGGCTCAAGGTCATAGATGGAAAGAAGCAGAAACCAGTACTTTGGAAACCAATATTAGTGTGTGGCCTTTAATGAGAATAATGTGGGAATAATAGGGCAGAAGAACATTCAAAACTGAGGGAGTAAAATGGAGGAATCAGAGATTAAAGCTTATATATAACTGTATTTTGTAAATGCTTACGGTAGATATGTCATGGGAagaggatggccagggagaggaaAAAGCATCTTTTGGGGCATGGGATGCTTAAAGAACAGAACTGAAAAGTATGAGAGAACATTTGGTCCTGAAAGTGTCAGGGCGGTGGGAGTGTTGCCCAGATCCTCTAAGAAAAGCCTTCCTCCAAGGATCTGGCATTGGTATATTAAACCTTGCATTCCCATGTCCTGTCCTTAATAGATTCCCATTATATATTCATACTTGTGCCACAGGCTGAGGATGGGACTCAAGGTGTTGTTATGAAGTAtgcaggggcagggcctgaaGGAAAATTTGAAACAAAGCAAGCTAGCCCATATGTgctagagagaggaggaggaaactagGCAAAGCTCAAAAAAGCTATTTCTTCCTCATAGAGTAAAATGTGGAGTGGGAGAACTAAAGGTAGATCCTAGTGAAGGAATGAATTGGGCAGAGAAAGTCGATATTCAATTTGCACCTAGAAATGACCTTCCACTGTGGTAGTGTTGCAAGTGTCTGGACCCTCTGTGTGTGGTGGACAGTGGCAggcaagaggagaaggagggaaatcCAGAGAGGGCATCATGGATTTTGGTGGGAGATTTTCGCCAACTTATATTCTTAGGAAGAGCTTTAGAAGCAGGGCCTGGGCAGATCCCCCACTGGTCATGGTCTGGACCCACTGGGATCTATGCTGTGGAAGATTCAGGGCATCTGTGGCAAGAATGGGAGATGGACATAAAGGTTGATGATCAGGGTCTCTGGGAAGGACAATCCTTGGGTTTATAGAACTGACCTAACACTTAGGAGGTGGGAATGGTATTCATATGCTTCATGTGTGGAGGACTAGAGGTTGATGAGAGGTTGGGATCATGTCCCCAGAAGGGCAAAGCTGACAAGGGGCTCTGGGCAGAGTGTCTGAACAGCTTCCTTCTCTCAGCCCAGTTCTCACCTCGGTCCTGGGCCTGGCACAGCCCCACCTCAGTGATCTCCCgacaccaggcctgcagctcAGGGTCCCCTCTCACGATGTCATCCCCGTGGTAGAAGAGGTGGATGATCCCTTCCACGTACCTGCCAAGAGGAGAAGAGAGCTGAGCTCATTGCATTCATCATGCTTATTTATTCTGCTCCTTGGGTCAAGGCTATAGCCTATGACCGTTAATCCTTTTCTGTGGCTTCTGTCCAGTTGACTGTCATTGTATCTGGGGGCACATCTTACCAGACTTTCCTTTTAGGACAACCCCAACCTCTTTCTACACACTAGTTTAGAAAGGAAAGGTGGGTCAATAGTTTTAAGCGTTCCCTATACATGATTAATAACCATTCTTTTTAACAAAACCCAAGTTCTTCCAGATccccatctccccattcccagttTCCCCAAGATAGGTTCTTCCTTTATTCCgctttcttccttttcagattCTATCCACTGTCTCCTCTACTCCCTCTGTCTGGACCTTGTTTCATGTTCCTTTTGCCCAGTGCTGACCTCAAGCCAGAGACCAATTCCCCTTCTCACCAATGGCCCTTCTCATTTATAAGCTCCCACTCTTACCCACCTGGCAGTGATCTCCCAGAGCCGTAAAGCATCATGGGCATAGAAAGCACTTGGGATTCCCAGCAGGCCCCGGTCAGCAAGATGTTCAGGAGGACAGAGGGAGCGGTAGGTCAGCTTAGCCATGGCCCGGCGGAGCAACTGCACATGGGGCCCTCCACCTGTGCTCACTGCCTGGAATTTGAGAGTTAACAGGTCTTGAGAGATAAAAGAAGAGCTGACAATCTTGGCATATTATATAAGGGGTTTACAGTGGGGTTTACAAAATTGAAAGTATGAAATGAACAGGCTCATCGTTTAAGGATCAGGACATTCATATCAGGTGGTGTTAGACTGTGAAGATGGCAGGAGGTTATAGAGGGATGAAAGATTAGGTAGCCCCATTCCCTCATTTCCTCTTTACCTGACTAAATATTCCACTCTCTGAGTTGAAGTGTATTCGTCCCCGTAGGTTCATTTCCATGGTGTAGCGGGTGTGTGGGATCAGGAGCTGGATGTAGAAGATTAGAGAAGGTAGTTATTGGAGATCATGCTGTGTCCTCCCTTTTAGGGAGTGGCACTCTCTCCTCTTGATGCTTTCCTCCCTGCCAGGGCCTTTGTAGGCTGGTCTCCTTCTGCTGCTATGATCACTAACTCTCATGCTCTCCATGACTCTACAGTGAGTGGGGTTGTGGAGCCAGAATGACCTGGGCTTGAATCCTTGCTTAACCACTCACTTTGGTACTTGTTCAAGTACCTCATCTGTCAAAATTCTCATCTGTCAACAAGGATGATAATAGGTCTCCTAAGTCAAGTGCTGTGGTGGTGATTATGTGAGTAATAGATAAAGAGTgtttagctcagtgcctggcacacagaagaaTTGATTAGGAGGTATTATCATTACCTTTATTATATCCACCTTGAATGTAGTTGTGCGTTTAGAAGCTACCCTTTAGTTTTCAATAGCATTTCATGTTTCCTCTATCATTCACATCTTTTCCTTCCTTAAACTGGCATTTCTGCTCATTTTCAAAGCTCTCCCTCCAACTGCTCATTGTTTTACTCTTGGATTCTTTTGGGGAAAGAGTATCTTCAGTCAGAATTTTAGAAATGATATCAAGCTTCCTGCTTAAGCAGCAAATGGATTGTCATCAAATCTGTACCCATTCCTAATTGTCCTATCTTTCCTTCTTTTGTTAGCTATTAAAATGTACAACtaagatttctttttatcttagatgaattttatttcatttctgccTCTTTGATATACAGGATTTAGACTGTTTGGATATTGGTCAGAGCTTTTTGAGCTGGAATAAAGGAAAGACACAAGTGATATTCCTGATACCAAGATATCAAAGGAGCTCATATTGTTCTTTTAAGAAAGTTCATGGAGAGATGCTGGTTTCACAGAAAACACTAGACCACAGTGAGGAGCAAAGAACCCAGGACAGAGTTTCTAACAGCAATGACAGAAATGatgatgacaataaaaataaaagcagaaaactgACATTTTTCTAGCATTTATTCTGTAATGGCTTAACAACCCATTATAACCCATTATCCTACTTTAGAGATGAGGAACATGAACATACATCTGGTAAGTACTGAGACTAGGATTCAGGCTTCATATCCAGAGCCTGCACTGGTAACGTTGGTAACTTCTGTAACCTTAGCCCTCCTGGGAGTTCCAACAAAGACTGTCTGCCATGGGATGGAGTTGCTATGATGAGGGAATATGGCTGTGGAGGGGGCCTTATGTATTAAAAAGTCATTTTGAAGTGTAAAGTGGGAATAAGTGATTCAAGCTAGGAGGGAGATGGTGATAGAAAGGCATCATGAGGTTATCAAATCTGAGAGCCCATGAACTACATTAGTAACTATTTTATCTATGTCACACTAGAACCCCGAACATCCCTAGTCCACAGGAGTGTTGGCATTGGAACTCCCAGAGACATTACAGATCAGTTGTTCTGCTTGTCAAATACTCATTTGCATATCTTACCAACACTTCAAACTCTTTGTATCTAAAGCTCAGTACCTAATCTTTGCCTCCAAACTGGCTTCTTTTCCTGACTACACTCTTTCTGACCACTGCTCTGCTTCATAGACTTGTAGATTTTtgccccctgctctcccctgttcCCTGTATCAAAGTGCCATTGAGATTTGGAAAACAATTGTAAGACAAGCACAAGCTTATTTTGTTGCCTTCTGCCTAGCAACGGACACTGACCTCACTGTTTATAGCATCGCAGTATTTCTTGGTCATTCCAACAGTATTCACTTTGTGAGCTCCTAGGTCTGGCAGTGCTGAGACCTCTGACCTTTCTTTCCAATAATGTACAGGTATGACGCAGGCAGTGTCTCCTCCCTTCCATTTCTGTCATCACCATGCTAATGTACATCTTTAGTCTCCTCACTCTTGGGTAGATATCAGTGACCACCTGGGCTGCTATCCTTGCCCTTTTATCTTGTGCTCCTCATAACATTTGGTTACAGTAGAACATTCTCCATCAATACTATagagtttactagaggcccgttgcacaaagattcgtgcaagaataggccttccttcccctggctgctggcactggttttcctccggcacctgggacccaggccttagcTCTGGCTGCTACCTTCCACCTTTACTCCAGCCAGAGCCTTTAGTCtttgctcctgtagctccctccaaccccttcctccccctcatagcaggagtcctgccctgcctggttgctccgtgcctgtgtatgtaaattagccctccatcttggttgggttaatttgcatattcaatcctgattggctggtgggcatcatggaggaatggtcaatttgcataattctcttttattagtgtagatagctgTTTCTTTTGATTTCCACCTCTATTATCAGATATGATTCTTTGACTGTTTTGTCATGTCTACCACTTGTCTTTCTGGCTACATGGCAACATAAGGGTTTAACAACCTATAATCCTACTCTCTTCCAGACCCATTGCTGGAGAATTTCAGAGAATTAACTTGCAATATGTGTAGAAAACTGCTGAAGGACTTGATTTAATAGGATagcttgtgttttattttttataactgcgTGTGAGCCTATAAttggcataattttaaaaagaatttaaacatgaaaatatcaCCACAAAATTCAAGGTTTTGCCATCGTTATTTCACTCCTGTCCCTTCCTGCCTATGAAGATTCTTTGCTGATACCATATCAGTGCTTGATTATCCAAACAAAGcaggttttttatatattcctagccaggtggcttaggcttttaaaaTCTTGGATAACTGTTGCATTGTTTCACATGTTTCCTTGTGTGCAATATGGGACATGGAAGATAGAGTATGTACCTTAAAGACAGGGTGCAGTCCTGGGAGGCACCTCATGGTGGCCACAGCGATGACCTCAGCCAGCATATGAGTGTTCAGCAAGTGATATTGTAACTGGTGCACTTGGAAATCTGAACTTCGGACCCAGGTTTTTGCCAGGAGCCAGGCAAGTGGAGGATCTGAGGGCAGGAATAGTGGTGGGGTTGGGTAGCTGGCATTGGGAGGCTGGAtctgcaataaaaaggaattaagcATTCATTATCCTCATGTTATGTTACACACTATGCTCAGTATTCTGAGGGAAACTTATGACTAATATTATTGTCATGCAGAGGGCTATAATCTAGTAGGAGGAATGAGGATCCTGCCTCTCATCCTCTCACTAGCTGTGGGGAAGTGTGAGTACCATAGTGGTCAGGTTAAAGCAAGAGGAATTGGAAAGGAGGGAATTCAGTATGGCCATAACAGTGGTTTGGGAGAAACCTGACGTAAGTGTGAGTTAGGATGGTAGAATAGGAAGGAGAAGTTGGACATTTGAGATACCTGACAATTCTCATCAATTGACTGATGAGAATAGTAAGAtggaaaaatgcattaaaaacaagGGAGAAAATATGTCCAAGAAAGAAAGGATATTCCACAGATTCAAAGGTCAGAAAGAGAATGAGTAGCTTTAGGGTGAGGACCAACAGAGACCATTCTGACTCTCAAAAAAGGCAATTTCAGGTGAGTAGTGAGCAAGTTGCAAGGTAGAAAGGGAAGACTGGAGACAAAGACAGACCTcactgagtgagacagaggagcGGGGACAAGAACCAGCTGTCTTTGTCCCTGGGCAGTggttggggagaagggagagcagtGTTGAAAGAGGATTTCCAAAATATCTCACCTGGATGACCATGGGTAGCAGCTTCCCACTGGGTTCCATCTTCAGCATGACGAGGGGGGCAGCCAGGTACTGCTTCTCTCCTTGAATCACGTTGGCTGGAATTCCATCCAGGAGTATAAAGTCAGCTTCAAATAGGGAACCGTTCTGTGGGGAAAAGTTCAAAGTCTACTCCAGAGGGCCAGCACCAAGGGGAAGGAATGTAATAACATTCAGTCTCATTTCTTGCAATTATCCTACATCAATATCAGAGTCCTAGTGGCAGAAAGGAAAGAGGCATCCAGAACATTTAGTCCAAGTCATCTCAGTTGATAATAAGGAAAGAGGCAAAATGAGAGGCGTCTTCCTCAGGGACATGTGAATTCCGTATGGCAGTGATGGTTTTAAGACCATACTTGACCAATTCCTTTGCAGCACAGGCATGCTAACCTTCCCCTGTCAAGGTTTCCAGGCCTCTTTCCTTGTCATATCCTATTTTTCTGCTACCTCTAGTCACATAGTTTCCTTTGCATACTTTATCAACTGCAAGTTTTTCCTGCAAAGGACTCTGCACATAGGAACAGTGGATTAATACAGTCTCCCTTCCCTGATTCACCTCTGGTCCTTCCCCTTTACCACATCCCTTCCCCCACagacaaggagaagaaaacatagggctGGGGGTGTACCTGGAGTTCTTTTTCCAGCTGGGCCCGAAGCTCCTCCATCCCTGAGGGCAGCACCAGCCGGGAGGGCAGAGAGGTGGAACGTCTCAACAGCATGGGGTTTGCACCATTGAGGAACTGATAGCCAAAAAGCTCATCTTCCTGCCAGCGCTGGTGAACCTTCTCTGTGGGGTTGGagtggagggtagggggaggatATTCACCATAACCAGATGTCCTTCTCCTTTAGGTTTTAACACAGCTATTCAGGCATATGATCACTTTGTATCCAGGCCCTGTCTTTCCTTTTTGTTGCCTCTGAGAAATGACCAGGCATAATGTCTTCTCATCTGGGAAGTACTTTTGAGGGTCTATGAAGTATGAAGTTTGGGACAACAAAACAGGCTATGAAGAATTTACAAAGATCTATGGTAATACTGACCACAAAGGGTGCTCTTGGGGCCCCAGAAGATCTGATCAAAATCTTCTAGTCTGTCCCAGGACTTCAGGAAGTTGTAAACACGTTTGAGAATCATCTCCAGTAACCTAAAACATATATCAAGGATGGCACTGTCAACTCACCAAATCCTGCCTGTTATGGAATCGATCACTCCCCACTCCACTGGGATCTTTTCTCACCCTGTCTTCCCTGTCCATTCATAGTCCAGCTTCTTTCCACCATGAAATTTCATATCTGGGGGCAGATCCTTCACAGAGTCCGCAGCTATTGTCAGGGGTAACCCTTCGTGCCAGGTGTCCCAACTAGCAGATGGGAAAAGAATTCAGGGAGGAATTAGGGGGTCAGTGATGGTGGCAGGATCAGAGAAGAGGTGGGGATATTAGGAGGGCTATGTGTAGGTGGTTACCAGTA
Protein-coding sequences here:
- the LOC103296945 gene encoding polyunsaturated fatty acid lipoxygenase ALOX12-like; amino-acid sequence: MGRYRIHVATGAWLFSGSFNRVQLWLVGELGEAELELQLRPTRGQVEEIEQDVPQDLGPLQFVKLRKHHSLVEDAWFCDRITVQGPEALKEAAFPCYRWVQGEDLLTLPEGTARLAGENTLDEFQKHREKELKERKLIYCWDTWHEGLPLTIAADSVKDLPPDMKFHGGKKLDYEWTGKTGLLEMILKRVYNFLKSWDRLEDFDQIFWGPKSTLCEKVHQRWQEDELFGYQFLNGANPMLLRRSTSLPSRLVLPSGMEELRAQLEKELQNGSLFEADFILLDGIPANVIQGEKQYLAAPLVMLKMEPSGKLLPMVIQIQPPNASYPTPPLFLPSDPPLAWLLAKTWVRSSDFQVHQLQYHLLNTHMLAEVIAVATMRCLPGLHPVFKLLIPHTRYTMEMNLRGRIHFNSESGIFSQAVSTGGGPHVQLLRRAMAKLTYRSLCPPEHLADRGLLGIPSAFYAHDALRLWEITARYVEGIIHLFYHGDDIVRGDPELQAWCREITEVGLCQAQDRGFPVSFQSRAQLCHFLTMCIFTCTAQHAAVNFSQHDWMFWVPNAPCTMRMPPPTTKEDVTMATLMGSLPGAWQSCLQMLFVRQLGRQQPDMVPLGYHTEEYFSGPEPKAILRQFQADLDNLEREIVARNEQLDIPYEYLKPSCIENSVAI